A region from the Agrococcus sp. SL85 genome encodes:
- a CDS encoding zinc-binding dehydrogenase, producing MLAVLAEGGELVVFGAMAQPTLELSSGDIIFKQATVRGFWGAKVSRALDAETRGRLFGELSERIGEGVLTLPVSSTHAFEDVADAVRASLTAGRVGKVQLRP from the coding sequence GTGCTCGCCGTGCTCGCGGAGGGCGGCGAGCTCGTCGTCTTCGGCGCGATGGCGCAGCCGACGCTCGAGCTCTCGTCGGGCGACATCATCTTCAAGCAGGCGACGGTGCGCGGCTTCTGGGGTGCGAAGGTCAGCCGCGCCCTCGACGCCGAGACCCGCGGCCGCCTCTTCGGCGAGCTCTCGGAGCGCATCGGCGAGGGCGTGCTGACGCTCCCCGTCTCGAGCACGCACGCGTTCGAGGACGTCGCCGACGCCGTGCGCGCGAGCCTCACCGCGGGCCGCGTGGGCAAGGTGCAGCTGCGCCCGTAG
- a CDS encoding MFS transporter encodes MMTATTSRARRAGLAAFVGTTIEWYDFYVYATAAALVFGPLFFPSEDPLAETASAFATFAVAFLVRPLGGILFGHIGDKLGRRRSLVLTLLLMGVSTVLVGLLPTYADIGFMAPVLLIALRALQGLAVGGEWGGAVLMSVEHAPAKSKTFYGGFTQLGNPAGALLASGVFALMTRAGDDFIIDGGWRIPFLLSIVLIGVGLWVRYRVEESPVFEQKVEGRKQSMPLAFALRANWLPILLGIGLLPISTGGYYLATTFATAYATGEGVGLSEQLILDAMTVASLVEFLVTLPIAWLGDRWGRKNVMYIGLVTSVLTFAPFLLVMPGRVEPLVFLLASLVRIAMSGTYAPIAAILAQMFRPQARYTSIALSYGVGAAIWAGFSPWFATQLIAWTGSVWSVIAMFVGMAIIAGICTRLAPQHSDEAPVTESFAARTDTTEHTVR; translated from the coding sequence ATGATGACCGCAACGACCAGCAGGGCCCGGCGCGCCGGGCTCGCAGCATTCGTCGGGACCACCATCGAGTGGTACGACTTCTACGTCTACGCGACCGCCGCGGCGCTCGTGTTCGGCCCGCTCTTCTTCCCGAGCGAGGATCCGCTCGCCGAGACCGCCTCCGCCTTCGCCACCTTCGCCGTCGCCTTCCTCGTGCGGCCCCTCGGCGGCATCCTGTTCGGCCACATCGGCGACAAGCTCGGCCGCCGGCGCTCGCTCGTGCTCACGCTGCTGCTCATGGGCGTCTCCACCGTGCTCGTGGGCCTCCTGCCCACCTACGCCGACATCGGCTTCATGGCGCCCGTGCTGCTCATCGCGCTCCGCGCGCTGCAGGGCCTCGCGGTCGGCGGCGAGTGGGGCGGCGCCGTGCTCATGAGCGTCGAGCACGCCCCGGCGAAGTCGAAGACGTTCTACGGCGGCTTCACGCAGCTCGGCAACCCCGCCGGTGCCCTCCTCGCCTCCGGCGTCTTCGCGCTCATGACCCGCGCGGGCGACGACTTCATCATCGACGGCGGCTGGCGCATCCCCTTCCTGCTCTCGATCGTGCTGATCGGCGTGGGCCTGTGGGTTCGGTACCGGGTCGAGGAGTCGCCGGTGTTCGAGCAGAAGGTCGAGGGCCGCAAGCAGTCGATGCCGCTCGCCTTCGCGCTGCGCGCCAACTGGCTGCCGATTCTGCTGGGCATCGGCCTGCTGCCGATCTCGACGGGCGGCTACTACCTCGCGACGACCTTCGCCACCGCCTACGCCACCGGCGAGGGCGTGGGGCTCAGCGAGCAGCTGATCCTCGACGCGATGACCGTCGCCTCGCTCGTCGAGTTCCTCGTCACGCTGCCCATCGCGTGGCTCGGCGACCGCTGGGGCCGCAAGAACGTCATGTACATCGGCCTCGTCACCTCGGTGCTCACCTTCGCGCCGTTCCTGCTGGTCATGCCCGGCCGGGTCGAGCCGCTCGTGTTCCTGCTCGCCTCGCTCGTGCGCATCGCGATGAGCGGCACCTACGCGCCGATCGCCGCGATCCTCGCGCAGATGTTCCGGCCGCAGGCGCGCTACACCTCCATCGCGCTCAGCTACGGCGTCGGCGCGGCGATCTGGGCGGGCTTCTCGCCCTGGTTCGCCACGCAGCTCATCGCCTGGACGGGCAGCGTCTGGTCGGTCATCGCGATGTTCGTGGGCATGGCGATCATCGCCGGCATCTGCACGCGCCTCGCGCCGCAGCACTCCGACGAGGCGCCCGTCACCGAGTCGTTCGCCGCCCGCACCGACACCACGGAGCACACCGTCCGATGA
- the speB gene encoding agmatinase: MTEHEGAQAPVGPIDASRVPRYAGLATFARLPRIEDVPSADVAIVGVPFDTGVSYRPGTRFGPSHVRESSRLLRPYNPAQDVSPFAVAQVVDAGDIPVNPFDIDEAVAEVERAADELAARAPRIVTIGGDHTIALPLLRSVAKRRGPVAVLHFDAHLDTWDTYFGAPVTHGTPFRRASEEGLIDLTASCHVGTRGPLYSKQDLVDDERLGFRVVSSEMVEEQGVAAAIEAIRRRLGDRPVYVSVDIDVLDPAHAPGTGTPEAGGLTSRELLRMLRALADLDVVGADVVEVSPAYDHAQLTGIAASHVVYELVSLLAARAAAERG; encoded by the coding sequence ATGACCGAGCACGAGGGCGCCCAGGCGCCGGTCGGACCGATCGACGCATCCCGGGTGCCGCGCTACGCGGGGCTCGCGACCTTCGCGCGCCTGCCCCGCATCGAGGACGTGCCGAGCGCCGACGTCGCGATCGTCGGCGTGCCCTTCGACACGGGCGTGAGCTACCGGCCCGGCACCCGCTTCGGGCCCTCGCACGTGCGCGAGTCGTCGCGCCTCCTGCGTCCCTACAACCCGGCGCAGGACGTGTCGCCGTTCGCGGTCGCGCAGGTGGTCGACGCGGGCGACATCCCCGTGAACCCCTTCGACATCGACGAGGCGGTCGCCGAGGTCGAGCGCGCCGCCGACGAGCTCGCGGCGCGCGCCCCGCGCATCGTGACGATCGGCGGCGACCACACGATCGCGCTGCCGCTGCTGCGCTCGGTCGCGAAGCGGCGCGGCCCCGTGGCCGTGCTGCACTTCGACGCGCACCTCGACACCTGGGACACCTACTTCGGCGCGCCCGTCACGCACGGCACGCCGTTCCGCCGCGCGAGCGAGGAGGGCCTCATCGACCTCACCGCGAGCTGCCACGTGGGCACGCGCGGCCCGCTGTACTCGAAGCAGGACCTCGTCGACGACGAGCGGCTCGGCTTCCGGGTCGTGTCGAGCGAGATGGTCGAGGAGCAGGGCGTCGCAGCGGCGATCGAGGCGATCCGGCGGCGGCTGGGCGACCGCCCCGTCTACGTCTCGGTCGACATCGACGTGCTCGACCCCGCGCACGCGCCCGGCACGGGCACGCCGGAGGCCGGAGGGCTCACGAGCCGCGAGCTGCTGCGGATGCTGCGCGCGCTCGCCGACCTCGACGTCGTCGGCGCCGACGTCGTGGAGGTCTCGCCCGCCTACGACCACGCGCAGCTGACGGGCATCGCGGCGAGCCACGTCGTCTACGAGCTCGTCTCGCTGCTCGCGGCGCGCGCGGCGGCCGAGCGCGGCTGA
- a CDS encoding organic hydroperoxide resistance protein, which translates to MSVLYTAEALSTGAGRDGRVATSDGRLDLQMAVPQEMGGSGDGANPELLFAAGYAACFHSALQAVARQRKEPIEGSSVGARVQILPNGEGGFQLAALLEVVLPGVEPETAQSLADAAHEVCPYSNATRGNIEVDVRVSDD; encoded by the coding sequence ATGAGCGTGCTCTACACCGCAGAGGCCCTGTCGACCGGCGCCGGCCGCGACGGCCGCGTCGCCACGAGCGACGGCCGCCTCGACCTGCAGATGGCCGTGCCGCAGGAGATGGGCGGCTCGGGCGACGGCGCGAACCCCGAGCTGCTCTTCGCCGCCGGCTACGCCGCGTGCTTCCACTCGGCGCTGCAGGCCGTCGCCCGCCAGCGCAAGGAGCCCATCGAGGGCTCGAGCGTCGGCGCCCGCGTGCAGATCCTCCCGAACGGCGAGGGCGGCTTCCAGCTCGCCGCGCTGCTCGAGGTCGTGCTGCCGGGCGTCGAGCCCGAGACGGCGCAGTCGCTCGCCGACGCCGCGCACGAGGTCTGCCCGTACTCGAACGCGACGCGCGGCAACATCGAGGTCGACGTCCGCGTCTCGGACGACTGA
- a CDS encoding thiamine pyrophosphate-dependent enzyme, translated as MLLVVGSKLGEAELWAPRLEARGRVVRIDVAAPQLQKNLAAEVGILGDAAAVLDALLERLEGPPAPAPDLAAPSAAIAAELHETLPGTVALAETIAGALPEDAIVAGDSSQIVYLALANVLRQPLPHSLLYTPTYATLGYGLPAAIGARVAQRARPVVAVLGDGALQFCVNELATALEQRLDLTIVCVDNGGYAEIRQNELDRGIEPVGVDLVQPDWVRLAEAYGAVARRAASHEEVAAAIRAAIAEGGVQLVHVPQGALADPATTSIDTEETA; from the coding sequence GTGCTGCTCGTCGTCGGCTCGAAGCTCGGCGAGGCCGAGCTCTGGGCGCCGCGGCTCGAGGCCCGCGGGCGCGTCGTCCGCATCGACGTGGCGGCGCCGCAGCTGCAGAAGAACCTCGCGGCCGAGGTCGGCATCCTCGGCGACGCCGCGGCCGTGCTCGACGCGCTGCTCGAACGGCTCGAGGGTCCTCCTGCGCCCGCTCCGGACCTCGCGGCGCCGAGCGCGGCCATCGCGGCCGAGCTGCACGAGACCCTGCCGGGCACCGTCGCGCTCGCCGAGACGATCGCCGGGGCGCTGCCGGAGGACGCGATCGTCGCGGGCGACTCCTCGCAGATCGTCTACCTCGCGCTCGCGAACGTGCTCCGGCAGCCGCTGCCGCACTCGCTGCTCTACACGCCCACGTACGCGACGCTCGGCTACGGCCTCCCCGCGGCGATCGGCGCGCGCGTCGCCCAGCGGGCGCGGCCCGTCGTGGCCGTGCTCGGCGACGGCGCGCTGCAGTTCTGCGTCAACGAGCTCGCGACCGCGCTCGAGCAGCGGCTCGATCTCACGATCGTCTGCGTCGACAACGGCGGCTACGCCGAGATCCGCCAGAACGAGCTCGACCGCGGCATCGAGCCCGTGGGCGTCGACCTCGTGCAGCCCGACTGGGTGCGGCTCGCCGAGGCCTACGGCGCCGTCGCCCGGCGCGCCGCGAGCCACGAGGAGGTCGCGGCCGCGATCCGCGCCGCGATCGCCGAGGGCGGCGTGCAGCTCGTGCACGTGCCTCAGGGCGCCCTGGCCGACCCCGCCACCACGAGCATCGACACGGAGGAGACAGCATGA
- a CDS encoding DUF2256 domain-containing protein: protein MARGTGHQATREQKPCEHCGRPFQDRKRWAGRDQWDEVRYCSRACRSAAAAERRRERKQA, encoded by the coding sequence ATGGCGCGCGGTACTGGGCATCAGGCGACCCGCGAGCAGAAGCCCTGCGAGCACTGCGGGCGGCCGTTCCAGGACCGCAAGCGCTGGGCCGGCCGCGACCAGTGGGACGAGGTGCGCTACTGCTCGCGCGCCTGCCGCTCGGCCGCAGCCGCGGAGCGCCGTCGCGAGCGGAAGCAGGCATGA
- a CDS encoding cryptochrome/photolyase family protein, translating to MRAALVLGTQLLARHPALEDDDVEALLLVESAALFDRLPYHQHKIVLVLSAMRHWAAEQEAAGRTVHHLPHAEGRGFADGVAHLVELHGIDGLAWMRAADRGVDRRIGRTAERAGIRTKRYADRAFLTPEPELDAWFRDHPKSRMEDFYRWQRQRTGILMEGEGPAGGQWNYDHDNREPLPKGGIDIPPLPRVEPDELTRQVIAEVRERWPDHPGDARDFWLPVTHEDSLAWLRAFVDERLHDFGRYEDAMAAEEPFLFHSVLTPMLNIGLLTPQDVVDAVLEATGDVPLPSLEGFVRQVIGWREYMRGMYRAHPELQGANALGLERELEDWWYTGEGLPDDLPIPVRTVLARVVQHGYAHHIERLMVLGNWFLQQGYAPASVNRWFLSLFVDAYEWVMVPNVFGMSQYADGGMVATKPYVSGGAYLQRMGRWWSGPKVAKESAFTEGYWDFLQRHEAVLEGNHRLARPLAQMRSRREPDQD from the coding sequence ATGAGGGCCGCGCTCGTGCTCGGCACGCAGCTGCTCGCGCGGCACCCGGCGCTCGAGGACGACGACGTCGAAGCGCTGCTGCTCGTCGAGTCCGCGGCGCTGTTCGACCGCCTGCCGTACCACCAGCACAAGATCGTGCTCGTGCTTTCGGCCATGCGGCACTGGGCGGCCGAGCAGGAGGCCGCAGGCCGCACCGTCCACCACCTCCCGCACGCCGAGGGCCGAGGCTTCGCCGACGGCGTTGCGCACCTCGTCGAGCTGCACGGCATCGACGGCCTCGCCTGGATGCGCGCGGCCGACCGCGGCGTCGACCGCCGCATCGGCCGCACAGCAGAGCGCGCCGGCATCCGCACGAAGCGCTACGCCGACCGCGCCTTCCTGACGCCCGAGCCCGAGCTCGACGCCTGGTTCCGCGACCACCCGAAGTCGCGCATGGAGGACTTCTACCGCTGGCAGCGGCAGCGCACCGGCATCCTCATGGAAGGCGAGGGGCCCGCGGGCGGGCAGTGGAACTACGACCACGACAACCGCGAGCCGCTGCCGAAGGGCGGCATCGACATCCCGCCCCTGCCGCGCGTCGAGCCCGACGAGCTCACGCGGCAGGTGATCGCGGAGGTGCGCGAGCGCTGGCCCGACCACCCGGGCGATGCGCGCGACTTCTGGCTGCCCGTCACCCACGAGGACTCGCTGGCGTGGCTCCGCGCGTTCGTCGACGAGCGCCTCCACGACTTCGGCCGCTACGAGGACGCGATGGCGGCCGAGGAGCCGTTCCTCTTCCACTCGGTGCTCACGCCCATGCTCAACATCGGGCTGCTGACGCCGCAGGACGTGGTCGACGCGGTGCTCGAGGCCACGGGCGATGTGCCGCTGCCGTCGCTCGAGGGCTTCGTGCGGCAGGTGATCGGCTGGCGGGAGTACATGCGCGGCATGTACCGGGCGCATCCCGAGCTGCAGGGGGCGAACGCGCTCGGGCTCGAGCGCGAGCTCGAGGACTGGTGGTACACGGGGGAGGGGCTGCCCGACGACCTGCCGATCCCCGTGCGCACCGTGCTCGCGCGCGTGGTGCAGCACGGCTACGCGCACCACATCGAGCGGCTCATGGTGCTGGGCAACTGGTTCCTGCAGCAGGGCTACGCGCCGGCGAGCGTCAACCGCTGGTTCCTCTCGCTCTTCGTTGACGCCTACGAGTGGGTGATGGTGCCGAACGTCTTCGGCATGAGCCAGTACGCCGACGGCGGCATGGTCGCCACGAAGCCCTACGTCTCCGGCGGCGCCTACCTGCAGCGGATGGGTCGCTGGTGGTCGGGCCCGAAGGTGGCGAAGGAGTCGGCCTTCACCGAGGGCTACTGGGACTTCCTGCAGCGCCACGAGGCGGTGCTCGAGGGCAACCACCGGCTCGCGCGGCCGCTCGCGCAGATGCGGTCGCGGCGCGAGCCCGACCAGGACTGA
- a CDS encoding sensor histidine kinase, protein MTLELDGRTIAVGANAIFEEPGALAIQLVDVTHVVQAVRAQQAQIEAEIEHEAARSTRVELERQRDDFLATTSHELRTPITSIVGYTELLADTASVSDTERSWLDAIQRNALRLSELVEDLLTLSSAATEDRVRKRQQQLPCRELLDEAVAGVQVLAERKAQRIDVSAGDEEVLAVRHDLARAVVNLLANAVKFTPPGGSIAVSSHVEAGTVVLTVADTGPGMSDDALPHAFERFYRAPEAERDSIPGTGLGLAIVAELVRRNGGSASVRRNEAGGLTAELRLAEARTPIAAS, encoded by the coding sequence GTGACGCTCGAGCTCGACGGGCGCACGATCGCGGTCGGCGCGAACGCGATCTTCGAGGAGCCCGGCGCGCTCGCGATCCAGCTCGTCGACGTGACGCACGTCGTGCAGGCCGTGCGCGCCCAGCAGGCGCAGATCGAGGCCGAGATCGAGCACGAGGCCGCGCGCAGCACGCGCGTGGAGCTCGAGCGGCAGCGCGACGACTTCCTCGCCACGACGAGCCACGAGCTGCGCACGCCCATCACGAGCATCGTCGGCTACACGGAGCTGCTGGCCGACACCGCCTCGGTCTCCGACACCGAGCGCTCCTGGCTCGACGCGATCCAGCGCAACGCGCTGCGGCTCTCGGAGCTCGTCGAGGACCTCCTCACGCTCTCGAGCGCCGCGACGGAGGATCGCGTGCGCAAGCGCCAGCAGCAGCTGCCGTGCCGCGAGCTGCTCGACGAGGCCGTCGCGGGCGTGCAGGTGCTCGCCGAGCGCAAGGCGCAGCGGATCGACGTCAGCGCGGGCGACGAGGAGGTGCTCGCGGTGCGCCACGACCTCGCGCGCGCCGTCGTCAACCTGCTCGCCAACGCGGTGAAGTTCACGCCGCCCGGCGGCAGCATCGCCGTGTCCTCGCACGTCGAGGCGGGCACGGTCGTGCTGACGGTCGCCGACACCGGCCCGGGGATGTCCGACGATGCCCTGCCGCACGCGTTCGAGCGCTTCTACCGTGCGCCGGAGGCCGAGCGCGACAGCATCCCCGGCACGGGGCTCGGCCTCGCGATCGTCGCCGAGCTCGTGCGCCGCAACGGCGGCTCCGCGAGCGTGCGCCGCAACGAGGCGGGCGGGCTGACCGCCGAGCTGCGCCTCGCCGAGGCGAGGACGCCGATCGCGGCGTCCTAG
- a CDS encoding Lrp/AsnC family transcriptional regulator: protein MDLDAELVRALQEDGRASVHALAERLGHPRAAVSARLRGMLAEGAVRVVAAVDPAFLGQHVLAHVAVRVDGAVEPVAQRLRGMQETVLVSAVGGAHDLVTEVRVGSTAQLQELLATLRAAPGVADISTLIYTTVVKGFFVSDYAGEIVIDDIDTALIELLQQDGRMRYRALAEAVRLSPSAVTTRVQRLIAAGVITISAVEARGLTHRQLSMGVGLVLADDDEAVLAALRGWRGVDFAARTLGRFDAVATLVEPSAGALFASLERIRSLAGVRRVEAWLHLAVVKEDYARTLRPATA from the coding sequence ATGGACCTCGACGCCGAGCTCGTGCGCGCGCTGCAGGAGGACGGCCGGGCGAGCGTGCACGCGCTCGCCGAGCGGCTCGGCCACCCCCGGGCCGCGGTGTCCGCCCGGCTCCGCGGCATGCTCGCCGAGGGCGCGGTGCGCGTCGTCGCGGCGGTCGACCCGGCGTTCCTCGGGCAGCACGTGCTCGCGCACGTCGCCGTGCGCGTCGACGGCGCCGTCGAGCCGGTCGCGCAGCGCCTCCGCGGCATGCAGGAGACGGTGCTCGTCTCGGCGGTCGGCGGCGCGCACGACCTCGTCACCGAGGTGCGCGTCGGCTCCACGGCGCAGCTGCAGGAGCTGCTCGCGACGCTGCGCGCGGCCCCCGGCGTCGCCGACATCTCGACCCTCATCTACACGACCGTCGTCAAGGGCTTCTTCGTCTCCGACTACGCGGGCGAGATCGTGATCGACGACATCGACACCGCGCTCATCGAGCTGCTGCAGCAGGACGGGCGGATGCGCTACCGCGCCCTCGCCGAGGCCGTGCGGCTCTCGCCCTCGGCCGTCACGACGCGCGTGCAGCGGCTCATCGCGGCCGGCGTCATCACGATCTCCGCCGTCGAGGCGCGCGGCCTCACCCACCGGCAGCTCTCGATGGGCGTGGGCCTCGTGCTCGCCGACGACGACGAGGCCGTGCTCGCGGCGCTCCGCGGATGGCGCGGCGTCGACTTCGCCGCACGCACCCTCGGCCGCTTCGACGCGGTCGCGACGCTCGTCGAGCCCTCGGCCGGGGCGCTCTTCGCGAGCCTCGAGCGCATCCGCTCGCTCGCGGGCGTGCGCCGGGTCGAAGCCTGGCTGCACCTCGCGGTCGTGAAGGAGGACTACGCGCGCACCCTGCGGCCCGCGACCGCGTGA
- a CDS encoding SLC13 family permease encodes MRLALVGLGLLLVGGVAVLAGVLPTADVAALAERVLPILAYVVAVTVVAELAAEAGLFRTIAARLGGLARGRAIVLWLLVAALAVVATAFLSLDTTAVLLTPVVVLLAAHAGLRPHPFALATVWLANAASLWLPVSNLTNLLAAHRLGVDGPADFLALLWAPALVATLVPIAIMLVLFRRELAARFVPEAPERAEDPVLLRIAAAVVALLLPLLVTGVEPWIPATGAALVLVVAVAVRRRAALGIGLVPVPLLLFAAGLFLVVEAAHALGMTAALAVVAGEGEGLDALLRLSLGGALAANVVDNLPAYLALEPVADSPARLAALLVGVNAGPLITPWASLATLLWHARLTSLGVEISWRRYVLLGLVAAPLTVAAATLALWLAQGMP; translated from the coding sequence GTGCGACTCGCGCTCGTCGGCCTCGGCCTGCTGCTCGTCGGCGGCGTCGCGGTGCTCGCGGGCGTCCTCCCGACGGCCGACGTCGCCGCGCTCGCCGAGCGGGTCCTGCCGATCCTCGCCTACGTCGTCGCGGTCACGGTGGTCGCCGAGCTCGCCGCCGAGGCGGGGCTCTTCCGCACGATCGCGGCACGGCTCGGCGGCCTCGCGCGGGGCCGCGCCATCGTGCTGTGGCTGCTCGTCGCGGCCCTCGCGGTCGTCGCGACCGCCTTCCTCTCGCTCGACACCACCGCGGTGCTGCTCACGCCCGTCGTCGTGCTGCTGGCGGCGCACGCGGGCCTGCGCCCGCACCCCTTCGCGCTCGCGACCGTGTGGCTCGCGAACGCCGCCTCGCTCTGGCTGCCGGTGTCGAACCTCACGAACCTGCTCGCCGCGCACCGCCTCGGCGTCGACGGCCCCGCCGACTTCCTCGCGCTCCTGTGGGCGCCGGCGCTCGTCGCGACGCTCGTGCCGATCGCGATCATGCTCGTGCTCTTCCGGCGCGAGCTCGCGGCGCGGTTCGTGCCGGAGGCGCCGGAGCGCGCCGAGGACCCTGTGCTGCTGCGGATCGCCGCGGCCGTCGTCGCGCTGCTGCTGCCGCTGCTCGTGACGGGCGTGGAGCCCTGGATCCCCGCGACCGGCGCGGCGCTCGTGCTCGTCGTCGCCGTCGCCGTGCGCCGTCGCGCGGCGCTCGGCATCGGGCTCGTGCCCGTGCCGCTGCTGCTGTTCGCGGCCGGGCTCTTCCTCGTGGTGGAGGCCGCGCACGCGCTCGGCATGACCGCCGCGCTCGCCGTCGTCGCGGGCGAGGGCGAGGGCCTCGACGCGCTGCTGCGGCTCTCGCTCGGCGGGGCGCTCGCCGCGAACGTCGTCGACAACCTGCCCGCGTACCTCGCGCTCGAGCCCGTCGCCGACTCCCCCGCGCGACTCGCGGCGCTCCTCGTCGGCGTGAACGCCGGCCCGCTCATCACGCCGTGGGCGTCGCTCGCGACGCTCCTGTGGCACGCGCGCCTGACGAGCCTCGGGGTCGAGATCTCGTGGCGCCGCTACGTGCTGCTGGGGCTCGTCGCGGCGCCGCTCACGGTCGCCGCCGCGACGCTCGCGCTGTGGCTCGCGCAGGGCATGCCCTGA